The following proteins are encoded in a genomic region of Arachis ipaensis cultivar K30076 chromosome B02, Araip1.1, whole genome shotgun sequence:
- the LOC107627870 gene encoding putative disease resistance protein At1g63350, with the protein MHGWISFLKNLEKLLIDQCNCLRSIVPSKVSFSSLIELNISECNGLLSLFTPSTSRTLHQLKNMSVKDCESLEEIVSKETEESSEVVEEEIIVFPKLKTLSLCSLPNLGSFYNGNIALKFPLSDKFSLIDCQKMESFCAGALSVNRWTEVEFEEDKDPVLLEVDLNFAVRKAFEGMSTVFVCTFMLRD; encoded by the exons ATGCATGGATGGATCTCATTTCTAAAAAATCTTGAAAAGTTGCTAATAGACCAGTGTAATTGTTTGAGGAGCATAGTACCAAGCAAGGTATCGTTCTCCAGCCTAATAGAATTGAACATATCAGAATGCAATGGTCTTTTGAGTTTGTTCACACCTTCAACAAGCAGAACTTTGCATCAACTGAAGAACATGTCAGTAAAAGATTGTGAATCATTAGAAGAGATAGTGTCAAAAGAGACAGAGGAGTCATCGGAGGTTGTTGAAGAAGAGATAATAGTGTTTCCTAAATTGAAAACTCTGTCCCTTTGCTCCCTACCAAACCTTGGAAGCTTTTACAATGGAAACATTGCCTTAAAATTCCCATTATCGGACAAATTCTCACTAATCGATTGCCAAAAGATGGAGAGCTTTTGTGCAGGTGCTCTCAGTGTTAACAGGTGGACAGAAGTTGAATTTGAGGAGGATAAAGATCCAGTTTTATTGGAAGTTGATCTCAACTTTGCTGTACGGAAAGCATTTGAAGGAATG AGTACAGTTTTTGTTTGCACATTCATGCTAAGAGACTAA